In Naumovozyma castellii chromosome 1, complete genome, one DNA window encodes the following:
- the SML1 gene encoding ribonucleotide reductase inhibiting protein SML1 (ancestral locus Anc_4.316), with protein sequence MTMNEQTKIEYLKDLNSVSDRIRHHVAVSHQQEPAAAAAAAPTATKANEFKRVPLPTMNVAPPMLEKNCTSSFYESGSTLEMWEEGVDQKLNAIDQDIQKNKLGAAELNKVFSNGKVEEMDF encoded by the coding sequence ATGACTATGAACGAACAAACAAAGATCGAATACTTGAAGGACTTAAACTCCGTCAGTGATAGAATAAGACATCATGTCGCCGTGAGCCACCAACAAGAACCCGCTGCTGCCGCAGCCGCTGCCCCTACCGCTACCAAGGCCAACGAGTTTAAACGTGTCCCATTGCCAACTATGAACGTTGCCCCACCAATGTTGGAAAAGAACTGTACTTCTTCCTTTTATGAATCAGGTTCCACTTTGGAAATGTGGGAAGAAGGTGTCGATCAAAAGCTAAATGCTATTGACCaagatattcaaaagaataAGTTGGGTGCCGCTGAATTGAACAAAGTGTTCTCTAACGGTAAGGTCGAAGAGATggatttttaa
- the NCAS0A02840 gene encoding uncharacterized protein produces the protein MPATTSTSTKTAKAPLSEQKLHDMSIEQQKDLYGDEQVFNKYIVNLAGRVRNSVTGGYLLPKEEAEVKA, from the coding sequence ATGCCAGCTACCACTTCTACTTCTACCAAGACCGCCAAGGCCCCATTATCTGAACAAAAATTACACGACATGTCCATCGAACAACAAAAGGATCTATATGGAGATGAACAAGTCTTCAACAAGTACATTGTCAACTTGGCTGGTAGAGTGAGAAACTCTGTCACTGGTGGTTACTTGTTGCCAAAGGAGGAAGCTGAAGTTAAGGCTTAA